Proteins from a single region of Mailhella massiliensis:
- the thiE gene encoding thiamine phosphate synthase — MPRILPGETDLYALTDSRLALGRSVEKQARALLSAGVKIVQYREKHAHAGRMLEECRLLRRLTQEAGATFIVNDHIDIAMLVDADGVHVGQDDLPVPEVRRLLGPDKIIGLSTHSPEQARAAVLAGADYIGVGPIFATQTKEDVCAPVGFSYLEWVVANISLPFVAIGGIKEHNIGEVAGRGAKCCALVSELVGAPDIAARVRAVRAAMHARA; from the coding sequence ATGCCCCGCATACTTCCCGGAGAAACCGACCTCTATGCCCTCACCGACTCCCGCCTCGCCCTGGGCAGAAGCGTGGAAAAACAGGCCCGCGCCCTGCTTTCGGCAGGCGTGAAGATAGTGCAGTACCGCGAAAAGCACGCCCATGCCGGACGAATGCTGGAGGAATGCCGCCTGCTGCGCCGCCTCACGCAGGAAGCGGGTGCAACCTTCATCGTCAACGATCATATCGACATCGCCATGCTTGTGGACGCCGACGGCGTCCATGTCGGGCAGGACGACCTTCCCGTGCCCGAAGTGCGCCGTCTGCTCGGCCCGGACAAGATCATCGGGCTTTCCACCCACAGCCCGGAACAGGCCCGGGCCGCCGTGCTGGCCGGAGCCGACTACATAGGCGTAGGCCCCATTTTCGCCACACAGACCAAGGAAGACGTGTGCGCGCCGGTGGGATTCTCCTATCTGGAATGGGTGGTCGCCAACATCAGCCTGCCCTTTGTGGCCATAGGCGGCATCAAGGAGCACAACATCGGCGAAGTGGCCGGACGCGGCGCGAAATGCTGCGCCCTCGTTTCCGAACTGGTGGGCGCGCCGGACATTGCCGCCAGAGTACGCGCCGTGCGCGCAGCCATGCACGCCCGCGCCTGA